The Kineosporia corallincola region TGAATGTGACCCCGCACGATCACCCACCCCCTTCTCGCCCGCCCCGTGCGCGTACAGCGCCGCATGGGAATCCCCCAGAACGGCCCGCACCTGGCCACCCGCCAACGGCCCGGCGGTCACCGTCCCCAGCTTTCCCTCCGATGAAACAATAACGGGCAGAACGGCTTCCGGAACCTCAAATATCTGCAAAAGCTCCGCATTCCACTGTCCGGTGCACAGGTCGAGAAGCTGTGTGCGCGAGGCGTTCCCGGCCTCCATCACGTGCTGCCCGGTCAGGGCGAACATCAGCCAGGAGTCCACCGTGCCGGCCGCCAGCCGCCCGGCCCGGCTCAGCCGCCGGTCCGGGTCGTGCCGGTCCAGCAGCCAGGTCAGCTTGGCGGCGCTGAACATCGGGTCGAGCGGCAGCCCGGTGATCCGCCGGATCTCGTTCCGGTACGGCCGGAGTCGCTCGCACACCCCGGCCGCCCGCTGGTCCTGCCAGCCGAGCAAGGCGTCGACCGGCCTGCCCGTGGCCCGGTCCCAGAGCAGGGCCGACTCGCGCTGGGTGCTGAGCCCGATGCCGGCCAGGTCCCCGGCCGCGAGACCGTCCAGAACGGTGGCGGTCGCGGCCAGAACGCTCCCGGCGACGTCCTCAGGTCTTTGTTCCACCCAGCCGGGACGCGGGTAACCGATCCCGACCGGCGCCGAGGCGGAGCGCACCACCCGCCCGGACCGGTCGAGCAGCAGGCACTTGGTGGCGCTGGTGCCCTGGTCCACGGCCAGCACCAGATCGCCCGGCATCAGGCCAGCTCGGCGGCGGCCGCCGCGATGTGCCCGGCGGTCAGGCCGAAATGCTCCAGCAGATAAGCGGTGTCACCGGTCGGGGCGAACTCCCGGCGCGACCCCAGCATCCGCATCGGCACCGGCCGGGCCTGCCGCAGGTTCACCTCGCCGACCGCGGCCCCCAGGCCTCCGGTGATCGTGGCCTCCTCCACGGTCACGATGCCGCGGGTCTGCCCGGCCGCCCGGCGCACGCACTCCTCGTCCAGCGGGGCCACGGTGGCCATGTTGATCACCCGGGCCTGGATTCCGCGCACCGCCAGCAGCTCGGCGGCGGACAGGGCACGCGACACCGTCGAGCCGATCGCGACGATGCTGACGTCGTCACCCGGCCGCAGTTCCTGGGCCACGCCGAACTCGAACCGGGTGCCCGGGGGAGTCACCGACGGCACCCTGAACCGGCCCACCCGCAGAAACACCGGCGTGGCCGCGGAGGCCGCCCAGCGCACGGCCTCCCGGGTCTGCTCCGGGTCGGCCGGCACCACCACCCCCAGCCCGGCCACGGCCCGCAACCAGGACAGGTCCTCGATCGAGTGGTGGGTCGGGCCGAGCTCGCCGTAGGCCAGGCCCGGGCTCATCCCGCACAGCACCACCGGTGCCTGGCCGTAGGCCACGTCGGCCTTGATCTGCTCCAGGGCCCGCCCGGTGAGGAAAGGGGCGGCCCCGCAGACGAACGGCACGTAGCCGCTGAGCGCCAGACCGGCCCCGACCCCGACCATGTCCTGCTCGGCGATGCCCACGTTGATCAGCCGGTCGGGAAACCGGTCGCGGAACGCCACCAGATTGCTGGAGCCCACCGAGTCGTTGCAGACGGCCACGATCCGCTCGTCCCGTTCCGCCAGGGCGATCAGCTCGTCGGCGAAAGCGACCCGGCAGTCGTGCGTCTCGGGCGTTCTGACGGTGGTGCTCATACCTGCTGCTCCTCCAGCTCGTGCAGGGCGGTGGCCACCTGCTCGCCGCTCGGGACCTTGTGGTGCCACTCCACCCGGTCCTCCATGAACGAGATGCCCTTGCCCTTGACCGTTCTCGCGATCACACAGGTCGGGAGCGGGTACCGGGTGCCGAGCGCCTCGTACAGGGCCAGGTGGTCGTGGCCGTCCAGCTCGATCACGTTCCAGCCGAACGCGGCCCACTTGTCCGCCAGTGGTTCCAGCGTCACGGTGTCCTCGGTGCGGGCGCCCTGCTGCAACCGGTTGCGGTCGACGATCGCGGTCAGGTTGCCCAGTTTCCGGTGCCCGGCCGTCATCGCGGCCTCCCAGTTGCTGCCCTCCTGGAGCTCCCCGTCGCCGAGCACCACGAACACCCGCCGCGCCGAGCCGGCCAGCACCCCGGCCACCGCCATCCCCACCGCGACCGGCAGACCGTGCCCGAGCGGACCCGTGTTGGTCTCCACCCCAGGGACTTTCACCCGGTTCGGATGGCCGTTCAGGGCCGACAGCGGCTGGGCGAAGGTGTCCAGCTCCGCCTCGGCGAAGAATCCGGCGGCGGCCAGAGTGGCGTAGAGCGCCCCGGCGCTGTGTCCCTTGCTCAGCACCAGCCGGTCCCGGTCGGGCAGATCGGGACGTTCCGGGTCGATCGCCAGCACCCCGAACACCAGCGTGGTGAGGATGTCGAGCACCGACATGTCACCGCCGACGTGCCCGAGCCCGGCCCGGTTGATCATGCGGATGTCGTTGGCCCGCAGGCGGTCCGCCCGAACGGACAGCAGTCGGGCCCGGCCTGGTCGGTCGGCGGCGGCCAGTTCCTCGCGGAACCGGCGCCAGGCCGCAGCGCCGGTGGGATCGGCGACCAGCATCTCCAGATGCCTCCTTCTCGTCGGTGACCTACGGGGTGACGGCGAAGTTCTCGACGCCCGAGGCGTTCTCGTCGGTGACCAGCACGCAGTCCACGGACTGTTTCTCGGCCTCGGTGGCCTGGCCGGTCCGGACGTAACCGTCGGCCTGTTCCACCGCCATCTCCGCGATCTGGCTGGCCGGCTGGAGCACGGTGGCCTTGATACCGTCCTTCTCGATCGAGGCGACCACGTCCGGGCTGCCGTCGAAACCGGTGACGATCACGTCGTCGCGTCCGGCCGCTTCCAGGGCGGCCTGGGCGCCCAGCGCCATCGTGTCGTTGCCCGCGATGATGCCCTTGATCTCCGGGTGCGCCTGAAGGATCGTCTGGGTCTTGCTCAGCGCCTCGGCCTGGTCCCAGTTCGCGGTCTGCTGGGCCACCATCTCCAGATCCGGGAACTGGTCCAGGATGTCGTGGTAACCCTTCGACCGCACACCCGCGTTGGTGTCGGTCTCCTTGCCGGTCAGCTCGGCGTACTGGCCTTTGCCGTCCATCAGCTCGGCGAACCGCTGCCCGCCGAGCGACGCGCCCTGGGCATTGTTCGAGACGATCTGTGCCACGGCGATTCCCGTGCTGTTGATCTCCCGGTCGATCAGGAAGGACGGGATGCCGGCGTCCTTCGCCCGCTGCACCGCGGACTCGGTGGCGTCGGCCCCGGCGTTGTCCAGGATGATCGCGGCGGCCTTGCGGGAGATCGCCGTGTCGATCTCCTGGCTCTGTTTCGT contains the following coding sequences:
- a CDS encoding transketolase, whose amino-acid sequence is MLVADPTGAAAWRRFREELAAADRPGRARLLSVRADRLRANDIRMINRAGLGHVGGDMSVLDILTTLVFGVLAIDPERPDLPDRDRLVLSKGHSAGALYATLAAAGFFAEAELDTFAQPLSALNGHPNRVKVPGVETNTGPLGHGLPVAVGMAVAGVLAGSARRVFVVLGDGELQEGSNWEAAMTAGHRKLGNLTAIVDRNRLQQGARTEDTVTLEPLADKWAAFGWNVIELDGHDHLALYEALGTRYPLPTCVIARTVKGKGISFMEDRVEWHHKVPSGEQVATALHELEEQQV
- a CDS encoding FGGY family carbohydrate kinase, which translates into the protein MPGDLVLAVDQGTSATKCLLLDRSGRVVRSASAPVGIGYPRPGWVEQRPEDVAGSVLAATATVLDGLAAGDLAGIGLSTQRESALLWDRATGRPVDALLGWQDQRAAGVCERLRPYRNEIRRITGLPLDPMFSAAKLTWLLDRHDPDRRLSRAGRLAAGTVDSWLMFALTGQHVMEAGNASRTQLLDLCTGQWNAELLQIFEVPEAVLPVIVSSEGKLGTVTAGPLAGGQVRAVLGDSHAALYAHGAGEKGVGDRAGSHSAAKVTYGTGSSVMRTAGRGTGDAAALGTEAVCRTIAWADPEPQVALEGNIRSSGATLTWLAELFGTTPEQIVRLAGETGKSEGVHIVPAFGGLAAPWWDDSAQGLISGVSLGTRLPQLARAAVESVALQVDAVVRSMPSAGAILADGGASASDLLMQLQADISGVPVRRARERDLSAVGAGLLAARARWGRVGPLSYDDFMPRQDRTALREAWLNAVHQSRKVQR
- a CDS encoding D-ribose ABC transporter substrate-binding protein; amino-acid sequence: MNLKRALLPATLAAVLALTAACGSDSDADPGSTGAETKSNLIVIITPSPDNVFFKAEQDAAAARATELGYQTLVLSHDDDPTKQSQEIDTAISRKAAAIILDNAGADATESAVQRAKDAGIPSFLIDREINSTGIAVAQIVSNNAQGASLGGQRFAELMDGKGQYAELTGKETDTNAGVRSKGYHDILDQFPDLEMVAQQTANWDQAEALSKTQTILQAHPEIKGIIAGNDTMALGAQAALEAAGRDDVIVTGFDGSPDVVASIEKDGIKATVLQPASQIAEMAVEQADGYVRTGQATEAEKQSVDCVLVTDENASGVENFAVTP
- a CDS encoding transketolase family protein — translated: MSTTVRTPETHDCRVAFADELIALAERDERIVAVCNDSVGSSNLVAFRDRFPDRLINVGIAEQDMVGVGAGLALSGYVPFVCGAAPFLTGRALEQIKADVAYGQAPVVLCGMSPGLAYGELGPTHHSIEDLSWLRAVAGLGVVVPADPEQTREAVRWAASAATPVFLRVGRFRVPSVTPPGTRFEFGVAQELRPGDDVSIVAIGSTVSRALSAAELLAVRGIQARVINMATVAPLDEECVRRAAGQTRGIVTVEEATITGGLGAAVGEVNLRQARPVPMRMLGSRREFAPTGDTAYLLEHFGLTAGHIAAAAAELA